CTGGCTCCCGCGGAGGTAGTTCGCTCGTGCTGCGGTCGATCGCGCCGCAATGGTGTTCCAGGGGTTCCGGTACCCACCCGTTTCTGCGGCCGGCATGGCACCTCATCCCGATCGGGCTGGCCGAGCTGCATGCACGTCGAAGGCACCGCTCGGGACCGGCAGCCGTTGAGGCCGGGCTCCCTGCGTCGGCTCCAGGCTCCGTAAGGACACTGCGCCCGAGTTGGCTCGTTGCAGCGATGGAGCCTCAGGCCCTCGGGGGAACCCGCCTGTCATTGAGGAGAGTCCCGTGGAGTGGTGGGGTTTAAGGACCGGCGTGGTGGCGTGAAGTAGGCGGCCATCAGCGGGATCCTCCCTGCTCGCGCACGTCCCGAAGACGCACGCCGACATGGTCGCCGCGGTGTTCCGGACGATCTTCGCTCAACCCGACCCCGAGGCCGTCTCGACGGCTGGGACGAGGTCCGTGACCAGCTCGCCGGCTCGTTCCCGAAGGTCGGGCCGCTGATGGACGCAGGCAAGTCCGAGGTCCTCGCTTTCACCGGCTACCCCAAGGCCCACTGGCGCAAGATCTGGTCGACCAACCCACTCGAGCGGATCAACAAAAAGATCAAGCGCCGCAGCCGGGTCGTGGGGATCTTCCCCAACGCCGCCGCGGTCCTCCGCCTCGTCGGCGCGATCCTGGGCGACATGCACGACGAGTGGATCTCAGGCGACCGCCGCTACCTCACAGAGGAGTCCTTGGCCCTGCTCGCCGGCACCATGGATACTGGACACCGCGCCGCCACCAACAGCGGCACGTAGGGCTCCGAGGACCATCTCAAGGCCCACCACCCAGCGGGCCCTGTCCTCGGCGCCATTCCGGCGACCCGAGACACGTTCTCTCGACGTTTTGAGCCAGGACACCTACAGGCGCGCAAGACCCGACAGGTCCTGACCTGCGGCGTGGCGGATCCGGGGCTGATCGTCGTCAAGGCCCCAGCAGCCTGGAGACACAAGGACTCGTCAGCAGTCGCTGAGCCCCCCGACTTATGGTCTGCTCGCGTCTAGGCAGTCCCGGGGCTCCGGTTGCCGATGTGATGCTTGCTTCCTCGGGCTGGAGGTCTCACGGGACCAGGACGGCTCTGCCCGTTACGTCGCCGTTGAGCAGATCTGCGAAGGCGGCGGGTCCTTCATCGAGGGTGTACAGCACGGTCTCGACCGCGATGCTGCCGATCTGAGCTAGGTGCAGCACCTGGCGCTGATCGTCTCGAGTCCCTGTGTAGGAACGTCTGACGTCCACGCCCCAGGCAAGTGATCGCGGGCGGGGGATCGACGGGTATGTCACGGTGCCTCCACCGGCTCCGACCAGTCGCAGCGCACCGTCGCAGGCCATGGATTGGGCGGCCACATCCAAGGTGGCTTGGCTTCCGACGAAGTCGAAGGCAGCGTCGACGCCGTGCCCGTCAGTCAGCTCGCGGATTCCGGACACCACCTCCGCGCCGTTGAGCAGGACTTCGTCCGCACCTGCCAAGGTGGCGGTCTCCAGCTTGTCCCGACTCACATCGACGGCAACGATGCGCGCGTCTGTGGTGGCCTTGAGAATCTGCACTGCGATGTGCCCGAGTCCGCCAGCACCCAGGACGAGCGCAGTCGAGTGTGCACCGAGGCGGTGGCGAGCGCCGTTGATCGCGTGCATCGGTGTCAGGCCGGCGTCCGCGAGCGGCCCCGCTGTCACGGGATCGAGTGTCCCGAGAGGCTCGAGATGCCGGGCCGGCGCCTTCATGTACTCGGCCATCCCGCCGGCCGGGCCGAGGCCCGGGCACGGCGGGGTCCCGATCGCGGTGGCGGAGGTCGAACAGACGTTGTCCCTCCCGTCGAGACAAGCGCGGCAGGTGCCGCAGGCCCAGACCAGGCACACCAGGACCGGGTCTCCTTCGGACCAGCCCGTCACAGCCGACCCCATGGCTGCGATGGTTCCGGCGGTCTCGTGTCCGAGGGTCAGAGCGGGAGTGGGCCGTTGGGGACCGTGGAGCACCGACACGTCGGTGTGGCACAGGCCTGCGCCCGACACCTTCACCAGTACCTCGTCAGGCCCGATCTCGGGTAGGGGGACGTCTCGGAGCTCAAGCACGTGAGGAGCGAGAAGTTGGAGTGCGCGCATGCGGGCCTTCCGATCAGGTCGGGTGCGGGCCGCCGAGGATTCTGTTGCCTGGGAGCGCTGGTGCGCCACTCCGGCGGAGAGAGTGACGCGGTTCCTTGGATCTAGTATCATAATTGGTATGAATGACGGTGTGAAAGACCTGGTTGGGTCCGTCGACCCGGCCGACGCGTTCAGGCTCCGCGTGCGTTCCATGCTCGTCGAGGAGCTGCCGGAGGACTGGGCAGGGGTCGGCAGGCTCGACCATGACGAAGCGAGGGACTTCGCCGAGCGATGGCGTGGCGTGCTGGCGGAGCGCGGCCTCCTGGCAACGTCGTGGCCCATCGAATACGGAGGCGCGGGACTGACCGAGCTCGAACAGGTCGTCATGGCGGAAGAGTTCGCCAAGGTTGGTGTGCCGACCGGCACGATGAACGATCTCTTCAGCATCACGATGATCGGCAACACGATCCTGCACTGGGGCACCGAGGAGCAGAAGCAGCACTTCCTGCCCCGGATCCTGTCTGGCGAGGACGTCTGGTGCCAGGGCTACTCCGAGCCCGGCGCGGGCTCAGACCTCGCTGCACTGTCGACGCGGGCGGTGCTCGACGGCGACGAGTGGGTCATCAACGGACAGAAGATCTGGACGTCCGGCGGACACCTGGCCAACTGGATCTTCGTGCTGGTCCGCACCAATCCCGACGCCCCCAAGCACGGTGGCATCTCGATGCTCCTGGTCCCGATGGACCAAGAGGGTGTTGATGTCCGGCCGATCCGCAACATGGGCGGCGAGACTGATTTCAACGAGGTCTACTTCACCGACGCTCGGTGCCCCAAGAAGAACGTGCTCGGCGAGGTCGACAACGGGTGGCGCGTCGCGATGACCCTGCTGGGCTTCGAGAGGGGTGAATCGGCTGCGACGCTGCCGATCATGTTCCGCGCCGAGCTCGAGCGTCTCTTCGACCTGGCGCGCGAGAACGGTGCTGTGGACGAACCGGCTATGCGCGACAAGCTGGCCGACGCCTACATCGGCAACGAGGTCATGCGTTTCCTCGGCAACGACTCGCTGGCCCGCTACCTCGCCGGCAATCCGCCCGGGCCGGACGCGGCGATCAACAAGCTCTACTGGAGCGAGTACCACCAGGACGTGACGGAGCTGGCGCTCGACGTGCTCGACCGCGAGAGCCTCGTTGCCGAGGGTCGCCGCCCGACGAACACGATCATGTTCCAGACCGACGACGTCGGCGCTCCGAGCACCAGCGCCTCGTGGATCATCACGTTCGCGATCTCGCGCTCCGGGACCATCTACGCCGGCACCTCCGAGATCCAGAAGTCGATCATCGGCGAGAAGCTGCTGGGTCTCCCCAAGTGACGACGCACGCACAGAAGGCAGCAACCATGGAAACCTTGCTCGACGACGACCAGGTGTCGTACCAGCGCAGCCTGCGCAAGTTCTTCAGCACGCAGTGGACCGACGACCAGGTGCGAGCGGACATGGTTGCCGAGGCGCCCGACCGCACGACCTGGCAACGTCTGTCGGCCGAGCTCGGAGTGGCGGGGCTGAACATCCCCGAGGAGCACGGCGGTTCTGGAGGGGCGCCGGCCGAGGCGCTGCTCGTCGCCGAGGAGATGGGTCGCGCACTCTACGGCGGTCCCTACCTGAGCACCGTCGTGCTGGCCGCCAACGCGATCGTGCTCAGCGGCGACGCTGCGATCGCGGGGCAGACCCTCCCGGGGATCGCCGCCGGCGAGGAGACCGCAGCCCTCGCACTCATCGAGAACGGTCGCGACCGCTCCCGGGCCCCGGCGCCGGAGGCGACGTCGACGGACGAGGGGTGGGTCGTCAGTGGCGAGGCCCGGCGGGTCATCGGTGGCGCCGATGCCGATCACTTGCTGGTCGAGGCGTCGACGCCTGCGGGGCGGTCGCTGTTCCTGCTGACTGGCACCGGCGGCATCGAACGCATCGCAACGGAGACCCTCGACCCGACCCGACGCATGGCCACGCTGATTCTCGACGAGGCTCCCGCGCAGCTCGTCGGCAGTGACGGCCAGGCGGCCGAGATCGTCCTGGCACTGAAGCCACTCGTGTCGCTGGCGCTCTCGGCGGAGGCTGTCGGCGGGGCCGCTCGTTGTGTGGACGACACGGTCGAGTACGCGAAGGTCCGCCAGCAGTTTGGCCGACCCGTCGGGTCCTTCCAGGCCGTCAAGCACCGTTGCTCCGAGATGCAGGTCCGTCTGGACGGCGCCCGGGCCGGCGTCCGTCACGCCGGCAAGGTGCTCGTCGACCGCGACGAGGACCTCGACCTGCTCGCGTCGGTCATCAAGGTCTTTGCGACCAGGTCGTACTTCGAGACGGCAGCAGACATGATCCAGCTGCATGGTGGCATCGGCTTCACCTGGGAGCACTCGGCCCACCTGCACTTCAAGAGGGCCAAGTCGTTGGAGCTCTTGGGTGGAACCCACGCCGAACACCGAGCGGCCATCGCCGATGTCGTGCTTGCGTCCCGAGGCTGAGGTCGCCCCAGCCTGGTTCGTCGAGGCTCTGGCAGACCCCGGCGTGACCCGCGCCGTCCAAGTCTGCGGCGTCCGTGTCGAGTACCGGGTGTGGGGGCCGGAAGGCGCGCCCGTCGTGGTTCTGATCCACGGTGGGGCCGCGCACGGTGGGTGGTGGGACCATCTTGGTCCGCACCTGGCGAAGGGGCGCCGCGTGGCGGCCCTCGACCTCTCGGGCCACGGCTCGAGCGGTTCTCGCGTGGACTACGACTTCCTCACCTGGGCCGACGAGGTTGTCGAGGTGGCCTCGGCGGAGGGCTCGGACCAGCCGGTCGTCATCGGTCACAGCATGGGCGGCGTGGTGGCCCTGACGGCCGCCTTCCGTCATGCGGCGCGCCTGGCCGGCGCGGTCATCGTCGATCTGCCGGACTGGGTGCTGGAGGGTCGAGTGCCCCCACGGCTCGAGCAACTGCCCACGCGACGCCACCACGCGTCGCGCGAGTCGGCCGTGCGGCGCTTCCGCGCCCGCCCGGCGGACCCCATGCGGCAGGAGTACATCGAGCGGCACGTGGCGGGGCGCTCGGTCCACCTGACCGCCGATGGCTGGACCTGGCGGTTCGACCACGCGGTGACGACCCACGACTCGTTTCCGGCCGACCTCTGGGGCACTGCGAGGTGCCCAGTCGCCATCGTGCTCGCCGAGCGGAGCCTCCTGGCGTCAGAGGCTGTCGACCAGATGACCGACCGCCTTGGTGGCGTGGAGGTCGTCACCATCGCCGACGCCGGGCACCACATCATGCTCGACCAGCCGTTGGCGCTCCTGGCTGGCCTGGAGGACATCCTCGGCGGATGGTCATGGCGACGCGCGTCAGGTGCGGGATCGGGCTGAGCTGCGGAATCGTCGGAGAGGCACGCTCGGCCGAATGTCGATCGGGCAAAATCCTGCGTATCATAGTGCGAGTGAAGCCCGTCGAAATGAATGCGTTCAGACAGCGCACCCCCAAGGCGTCCGAACGACTCGCTCGCCACCTGGCGACGTCCATCGTCGAGGGGGAGATCGAGGAGGGCGCCCGCCTCCCGCACGAGGGCGAGATGCTGTCGCAGCTGCAGGTGGGCCGCGCAACCCTGCGCGAGGCGCTGCGCCTGCTCGAGGTGTGGGGACTCGTCGTCATCCGCACAGGCCCCGGCGGAGGGCCCACGGTCCGCCGCCCCAGCTCCGGTGAGTTCGCCGAGCAGCTCGCGCTCATGCTGCAGTTCCAGCAGCTGACCCTGCAGGACGTGTCCGACGCGCGGCTGGCCCTGGAGCCGATGATGGCTCGCCTGGCCGCCGAGCGAATCACCCCCGAGGCGATCGCCGAGCTCCGGGACTCCATCGAGATCATGCGGCGCAGCTACGACGACCCGGCCGAGTTCTGGTTGCAGAACGCCCGGTTCCACTCGGCAGTCGCCAAGGCCGGCGAGAGCACGATCATCAGCACGATCATCGACGCGCTGAAGTTCATCGGTGACGGAGCCTCCAGCGGCGTCCACTACGCCCGGCCGGAGCTCGAGGAGGTGGTCCACGCCCACTCGCAGGTCGTCGACCGTCTGGAGGCCGGAGATGCTGAGGGTGCTGCGTCGTCGATGCACCGCCACCTCGACGCCGGGCGTCGCTTCATCGGCAAACAGGCGCCGCAGGCATTGAAGGCCCGCATCCTCTGGCCGGAGTGACCGCGCTCGACCTGCTCAGATGAAGTCGCGCGGCACGTTCGTGAACCGCCGTTCGTCCCGCCGGAACCAACCCGACGAGGCCAGCGTGCCGCCATCCACGCGGATGGACTCACCCGTGATCCACTGGGCGGCGTCGGAGGCCAGGAAGGCGACCAGATCGCCGTGGTCGCGTGGCGTTCCGAACCTGCCCATGGGCACCCAGTTGCCGATCTGGTCGTGGTACTTCGGTGCGATCAGATCGTGCAGGGGGAACTGAGGGGTGTCCGTGACGTCGGGCGCGATCGCATTGACCCGGACGCCGAACTGGCCCACCTCGGTCGACAGGCCGGCGGTGAAGTTGAGGACTGCGGCCTTGTGCGCTGCGTACACCGCACAGTGCGGGACGCCGCGGAAGCCCTCGACGGAGGACACGTTGATGATCGAGCCTGAACGCCGCTCGATCATGCCGGGGAGGAATGTCCGCGTCACGCGCAGCACGTGCTCGAAGTTGACGGCGTAGATGGCGTTCCAGTCTTCCTCGCTGCTCTCCGCGAAGGGGCCCCAGGGTTGATGGTCGCCGACGTTGTTCACCAGGATGTCGAGCCCGGTGTCCATGCCCTGGGCGGCAGCCGCGGCGGTGAGTGCGTCGATCGACGAGCGCTCGCGGACGTCGGCTACGACCCCGGTGGCCTCGTGACCACCGGCGCGGATCGCCTCGACCTCGGCCTCGAGAGCGTCCGCGTCGATGTCGACGAGCAGGAGACGTGCGCCCTTGCGTGCGAGCGCCTCCGCCACCCCGGCGCCGATACCAGCTGCGGCTCCGGTGACGAGGGCGAGCCGGTCGTCGAGGCGGGTCAGGTCGTCGTTCTGCATGGGAGCCTCCGCGTGGAGTTGATGGATACTGGACGAAACTGCATACAGTAAGGATAATAATAACTATGACTATAAATACTGATCCAGTGGCACCCCTCACCGTCGATATCGCGGACATGGCCTCAGCGGTGGGCGCTGAGATCGGTCCCAGCGGGTGGTTGCTGATGGAGCAGTCGCGCATCAATGCCTTCGCAGACGCGACGGGCGACCACCAATGGATCCACGTGGACGAGGAAAGGGCAGCGTCGGGGCCGTTCGGCGCGACGGTCGCGCACGGTTACCTGACCCTCGCCATGGTTCCGCAGCTGCTGGCGGAGATCCTCCACGTCACCGGCCGCACCAGTGGCGTCAACTACGGCATGGAGAAGGTGCGGTTCATCAGCCCCGTGCGCGAGGGCGCAAGGATCCGGATGAGCGGGCGCATCGCCGGGGCAACGCCCCGAGCTGGCGGTATCCAGTACCGGCTCGAGATGGTCATCGAGCTTGAGGGTTCGGAGAAGCCAGCCATGGTCGGTGAGTTCCTGGTGCTCGCCTTCCCCTGACGCCGGCCACTCGTCAGCGACCGGTGAAGATCGGTGCACGTCGCTCCAGGCTCGCCGCGATGCCTTCGCGGCTGTCGGCTGACTGCCACAGACGTGCCTGCTCGCTCGCCTCGCGGTCGAGAGCCTCGACCACCCGGTCGGCGAAGTCGCCGCGCAGCGTCTCTCGGATCGAGTGCACGGCCAGCGGCGCACGGGCGGCAAGCTCCTGGGCCAGTGCGATCGCTCCGTCTCGTTCCTTGCCCGGCTCGGTCAGCCGGTCGGCCAACCCGAGCTCGAGCGCGCGGCCACCGTCGATCCGCTCTGAGCCGACCAGCATCAGTGCGGCAGCCTGCGCGCCGATGATCCGCGGCAGGCTGACCGACAGGCCGAAGCCTTGGTGAAAGCCGAGCGTGGAGAAGTTGGCCAGGAAACGGCTGTGCGTCGATGCGACCCTGAAGTCGGCGGCACACGCCAGCCCGAGTCCTCCGCCGACCGCCGATCCCTGGACGGCGGCGACGACAGGCAGGGGCGACTTGAACAGCCGTGCGCCCTCGGCGTAGAGGCGTCGGGACTCCGCCGCGCGGTCGACACCCTGGGCGGTCACCCCGAAGTTTGCGCCGGCGCAGAAGTGCTTGCCTTCCGAGGCCAGTACAGCGGCGCGGGTCGTGCCGTCCTCAGCCAGGGCGTCGAGGGCGTCGGCGATCGCCGTGATGAGGGGACGGTCGAAGTAGTTGGCCGGGGGCCGAGCGATCTCGAGTATCGCGACCTGACCGTCGTGATCGATCCGCAGCTCGTCGAAGATGGGCAGCGCGGTCATGAGGCCAGCTCCGGTCGGGTGTCGTCGAGGATCATCTGGGCGAAGGACGGCGCCTGGCTGGCGGTCGCCCCGAGTCGTGCCGACAGGTCGATGGTCTCGCCGAAGTCCCCGCTCCACGTGTGCAGCCGCCGGGTCAGCGTGTGGAGTCGGTACTCGCGTGTCATGCCGATAGCGCCGTGCGCCTGGTGGGCGGCTCGGCAGGCCTCGACCGCGTTCTCCGCGCTGACCACCTGGGCGGCGACGACGTCGAACGGATGCAGCTCGGGCTCGATCGCGAGGCGGTCGGCGAGACCGGTCGTCATGACGGCCATCTGCTCGAGCAGAACCACGTGCGCCTGAACGGCTTGAAAGGCGCCTATCGGCCTGCCGAACTGCACGCGCTCCCCGGCATATCGTCGCGTCAGGTCGGCCGTGGCCTGCAGGGCGCCGGCCGTCTGGGCTATTCGTAGGGCTGCGGCCCGGTGGCGGAGCTGCTCGGCCGACGCGCCGGTCGCGACGCCTCGGGGCCTGACGTCCTCGAGCACGAGGGTGTCGCGGGGCTGGCCGGCGAGATCGACCCCGGGCCGGGTCGTGGCGTCGGACGACGCGACCAGCACCGTCTGCCCGTCGTCGTCGACGGCGACGACCAGGTCTACGCTCGCCCCCCACGGCACGTCGATCAGTGTGCCGCTGACCGTGCCGTCGTCGCCTACGACGAGGTTCGTCGGGCCGATCGGGATGGAGTGGCTCGCGGCGCCGTCGATGGGCAGACCGGCCCGCTCGAGCAACCAGGCGGCCGTGGTCGCCTCCACGACGGGCACGTCGACCGCGTGGTACCCCGCGAGCTCAGCGAGCGCCATCAGGTCAGCGAAGGTCCCACCGGAGCCGCCGGCCGCCTCGTCGATCCCGACGAGGTGCAGGTCGAGTCCCCTGAAGGAGTTCCACGGCGACTCGGACAACGGGCCGCACTCCCCGGCCGCGGCGTCGGGCGGCCAGGTCGCGGAGAAGAAGTCCGCAAGAGCCGCGGTCAGGTCAGAGGTGCTCATCGCTGCACCAGTCCTTTCGAGATGACGGAACGCAGGATCTCGGTCGTGCCTCCGCGGAGGGTCCACGACGGAGCGACCAGGATGGCCTGGGCCAGGAGCGCCTCCCACGGGTCGGCAGAGTTCAGCGAGGGGGCGCGCCCGTAGTGTCGCCGAACGAGCGCAAGCGACTCCTGCTCGAACTGGGTCGCCATCTCCTTGACCAGTGCGGCCTCAACCACGGGGAAACGCCCCGCGTCGACGAGCCGGGCGATCGACAGGCTCATGCCCCTGTAGGCCCACAGCCGAGCAAGGATCCGCCCCAGGTCGATCTGAGCGGCCGCGGAGTCGCGGACCGTCTCCGTCGTCGCCCAGCGCTCGAGGATCGGCATCAGTGACATCCACCGATCGACTCCGCCGCGCTCGAGGGCGAGCTCGCTGGTGTTCTGGCCCCAACCTGCCCCGACCTCGCCCAGCCGGGCTGCGTCGGAGAGCTGCAGGTCGTCAAACACGACCTCGCAGAAGTGCTGGGTGCCGTCGATGAACGGAATCGGCGAGATCCTCATGCCGGGGGTGCCCGCCGGGATGATGAACTGCGTCATCCCGCCGTGGCGGTCGTCCGAGGTCCGGAAGAGGCCGAGGATGTGGGTGGCGGTGGCGGCGCCGGACGTCCAGATCTTGGTGCCGTTGACGTGCCAGGTGTTGCCCTCGCGCACGGCTTTCGACCGCAGCGACGCGAGATCGGACCCGGCGTCGGGCTCGCTCATGCCTATGGCGAAGGAGTACTCGCCGCGGGCGATCCCGGGCAGGAGCTCGCGGCGCTGTTCCTCGGTGCCGTTGTGCAGGATGTTCAGACCGGACTGACGGTCGGCGGTCCAGTGGAAACCGATGGGTGCGCCGCGCGTCAGCAGCTCCTCGACCACGATCTGGCGTTCGACTGCCGTGCGTCCGCCCCCGCCGTACTCGGTCGGCAGCGCCATGCCGACCCAGCCCTGGGCTGCGAGGTCGCGTGAGAAGTCGGGGTCGACGTCGCCAGCCATGCCCAGCCCGAGCGGGTAGGTGCCTGGAGGCAGTCGTTCGTCGAGGAATGCGCGGACCTCCGTCTGGAGGTTGCGCTCCTCGTCGGTGAGCTTCGTGGGTGCGAGATTCATGGTGCCTCCGTGGCGGCGGTGAGGTTGTCCGCGTCGAGCTCAGCCAGGACCTCGCCGGTGTGCTCGCCGACGAGGGGCGCCGGCGAGGGAGTCCCCGTGACGAGGCCGTGGAACAGGGACATCGGGGGGATGACCCGGTACCGGCCGGCGTGGGGGTGGTCGACGAGCGGCAACTGGTCGACCAGGTCCTGCAGGCTGGCGACGGCAGTCGCTGGAATGCCTGCCCCGCGGCAATAGGTGAGCCAGGCCCCGGTAGTGCGAGTCGGCGTGATGCGTCGGACGTCGCGGTACAAGGAGTCGGAGTTGGCGATGGTCGCGCGCAGGTCGGCGTACCGGGGGTCGTCGGCCGCGCCTGGCAGGCCGGCTTCGCTGAAGAGCGCCGCATAGTGCTCGGGGCGGTAGGGCAGCAGGTGGACCCAGCCGTCACTCGTCGGGTGAGGTCGCCGGTCGGGAGACAGCACTCGTGGGTACCCCGTTGCGGCACGGTTCGGCGCGAGGGCCGGAGGTTCGCTGATCGCGCCGGCGCCGTGCTCGACGAGCATGAAGGCGCTCATGGCCTGGGTCATCGGAACCTCGACGTGGCGGCCTCGGCCGGTGCGCTCGCGCTCGAGCAACGCGGCCGTGATCGCCTGTGCCATCACCAGCCCGCAGACCTTGTCGGCGAAGATCGTAGGCATCAGACCGGGCTGGCCCGTGACGCGCTCGACGATGTCGGAGACGCCGGTGGCCGCTTGGATGATGTCGTCGTACGCGGGTTCGTCGGCGCGGGGGCTGTCCAACGCGAAGCCCTGCGCCTGACAGTAGACGATGTCGTCACGCAGCGTCTTGACCGATGCGAAGTCCAGGCCGAGACGGGCCAGTGCGCGAGGCCGCATGGTCGACACCACGACGTCGCACCCGCGCACCAGGTCCCCGAGGATCCGGCGTCCCTCGGCGGACTTCAGGTCGACCGAGATCGAACGCTTGTTACGCAACAGGTTCAGGGCGATGCCCGACAGCTCTGGGTGCGGCCCAGGGCCCATCACGCGGTTGGTGTCACCGTCGTGGGCCTCGAGGAGGATCACGTCGGCACCCTGATCGGCGAGGACCTGGGTCGCCAGCGGTCCCATCACGACCCGAGTGAGGTCGAGGACCCGGATGCCTGTTAGGGGCCCACGGGATGTGGTGTCGTCTGTCGTCATGTCTGCTCCAGGTGGGGTGGATGAAACGTATGCTTAAATGAATACATCGTCAACGTCGGTGAACAGGATGTACAGATGACGCGAGATCTTCCAGGTGTCGCACACGACGCCCCCGCGCACGTCAGCGGGCCACACGAGGCATACCTCGCACTCCTCGCCGAGGGCGTCCTCGGCTTCCAGGCCTGCGGGTCGTGCGCCTGCGTCGTGTTCCCGCCGCGCGGACGCTGCTCCGGGTGCGGGGCCGACGCCCTCATGTGGCGGGCCTCGGCCGGGAGAGGTGCGGTGTACTCCACGACGGCGCTGTCCCCCCGCGACAAACCGCCCTACGCCATCGTGCTGATCGACCTCGACGAGGGGTATCGGATGATGTCACGGATCGAGGGGGTCGACGCCGAGGCCACTCGCATCGACGATCGTGTGTCCGTCCGGTTCACGCCGGCTGGCGAGGACGTGCTGCCGCTCTTCGTCCCCGATCGAGGAGACCGCTGATGGACGAGCGCCAGCTGCGTGGCCACACCGCGATCGTGGGCGTCGCCGAGTCCGATCTCGGCGAGGTGGGGCCGGGCGTCACGGCTCTCGACCTGGCCGAGCAGGCGGCTGGACGCGCGCTCGACGATGCCGGCCTGAGCATCGCGGACGTCGACGGGCTCTTCACCCACTCGGCCTTCTTTCCGATGCCGTCCGTGGTGCTGGGTGAGCGGCTCGGCGTCCGACCCCGCCACAGTGACAGCACCGCGACTGGTGGCAGCTCCTTCCTGGCCCACGTCCGCCACGCGGCAGCCGCGATCGAGACAGGGATGTGCGAGGTCGCACTCATCGTCTACGGCAGCAACCAGCGCTCAGCCTCCGGTGGCCTGGTCTCGTCCGGTCAGAATGCGATCCCGTCGTACGAGGTCCCGTTCGGCCCCCGCCTGCCCGTGTCCGCGTACGCGCTGGCTGCCGCGCGCCACATGCACGAGTTCGGCACCTCCCGAGAACAGCTGGCGGAGGTGGCCGTCGCGGCGAGGCGCTGGGCCCAGCTCAATCCGGTGGCCTTCGAGCAGGGAGACCTGACGATCGACGACGTCCTTGGCGCGCGCACGGTGTCGTCGCCGCTGACCGTGCGTGACTGCTGCCTGGTGACAGACGGCGGAGGCGCG
The Nocardioides marinisabuli genome window above contains:
- a CDS encoding acyl-CoA dehydrogenase family protein, translated to MSTSDLTAALADFFSATWPPDAAAGECGPLSESPWNSFRGLDLHLVGIDEAAGGSGGTFADLMALAELAGYHAVDVPVVEATTAAWLLERAGLPIDGAASHSIPIGPTNLVVGDDGTVSGTLIDVPWGASVDLVVAVDDDGQTVLVASSDATTRPGVDLAGQPRDTLVLEDVRPRGVATGASAEQLRHRAAALRIAQTAGALQATADLTRRYAGERVQFGRPIGAFQAVQAHVVLLEQMAVMTTGLADRLAIEPELHPFDVVAAQVVSAENAVEACRAAHQAHGAIGMTREYRLHTLTRRLHTWSGDFGETIDLSARLGATASQAPSFAQMILDDTRPELAS
- a CDS encoding acyl-CoA dehydrogenase family protein; translation: MNLAPTKLTDEERNLQTEVRAFLDERLPPGTYPLGLGMAGDVDPDFSRDLAAQGWVGMALPTEYGGGGRTAVERQIVVEELLTRGAPIGFHWTADRQSGLNILHNGTEEQRRELLPGIARGEYSFAIGMSEPDAGSDLASLRSKAVREGNTWHVNGTKIWTSGAATATHILGLFRTSDDRHGGMTQFIIPAGTPGMRISPIPFIDGTQHFCEVVFDDLQLSDAARLGEVGAGWGQNTSELALERGGVDRWMSLMPILERWATTETVRDSAAAQIDLGRILARLWAYRGMSLSIARLVDAGRFPVVEAALVKEMATQFEQESLALVRRHYGRAPSLNSADPWEALLAQAILVAPSWTLRGGTTEILRSVISKGLVQR
- a CDS encoding CaiB/BaiF CoA transferase family protein codes for the protein MTTDDTTSRGPLTGIRVLDLTRVVMGPLATQVLADQGADVILLEAHDGDTNRVMGPGPHPELSGIALNLLRNKRSISVDLKSAEGRRILGDLVRGCDVVVSTMRPRALARLGLDFASVKTLRDDIVYCQAQGFALDSPRADEPAYDDIIQAATGVSDIVERVTGQPGLMPTIFADKVCGLVMAQAITAALLERERTGRGRHVEVPMTQAMSAFMLVEHGAGAISEPPALAPNRAATGYPRVLSPDRRPHPTSDGWVHLLPYRPEHYAALFSEAGLPGAADDPRYADLRATIANSDSLYRDVRRITPTRTTGAWLTYCRGAGIPATAVASLQDLVDQLPLVDHPHAGRYRVIPPMSLFHGLVTGTPSPAPLVGEHTGEVLAELDADNLTAATEAP
- a CDS encoding Zn-ribbon domain-containing OB-fold protein produces the protein MTRDLPGVAHDAPAHVSGPHEAYLALLAEGVLGFQACGSCACVVFPPRGRCSGCGADALMWRASAGRGAVYSTTALSPRDKPPYAIVLIDLDEGYRMMSRIEGVDAEATRIDDRVSVRFTPAGEDVLPLFVPDRGDR
- a CDS encoding acetyl-CoA acetyltransferase, which translates into the protein MDERQLRGHTAIVGVAESDLGEVGPGVTALDLAEQAAGRALDDAGLSIADVDGLFTHSAFFPMPSVVLGERLGVRPRHSDSTATGGSSFLAHVRHAAAAIETGMCEVALIVYGSNQRSASGGLVSSGQNAIPSYEVPFGPRLPVSAYALAAARHMHEFGTSREQLAEVAVAARRWAQLNPVAFEQGDLTIDDVLGARTVSSPLTVRDCCLVTDGGGAVVITTSERARDLPRPPVFYLGGAEAHSHMSISQMPDLTRTAAAESGARAFDLAGLSPADVDVVQLYDAFTINVLLFLEDLGFCAKGEGGDFVSNGGIAPGGHLPVNTNGGGLSYCHPGMYGIFTLIEATRQIRGQAGDRQVPDSHVALAHGNGGMLSSQVTVLLGDASVL